The genomic segment AAGTAATGTCAATTAGTGCAATTAAATTGCCTCCAAAAAATGATGCGCCTTCCTCTAATGATAAGAATTTAAATGCTCCTGAAGCTCCTTCGCCTAAAATTGAACAAAAAATCATTAAAGAAGCTTCACTTCGATTTGAAACCAATGATTTGGGAGAAACTTTCAGTCAAATCAAAAGTGCGGTTGCAGCAAACAAAGGAAATATTTTAATTGATTCTGAAGGAAAAGACTACAACTCTGTTTTCAGAAATCTTACGATTAAAGTTCCTAGTCAGAATTTTGATAATTTTATAAATACAATTTCAAAAGGAGTTTCTTATTTTGAGAGAAAAGACATTTCTGCTGAAGATGTTACAGAACAATACATTGATCTTACTACAAGATTAAAAAACAAACGAAAACTCGAAGAACGTTATCTTCAGCTATTACAAAAAGCGACAAAAATCAGCGAAATTTTAGAAATCGAAAAACAGGTTTCTATCATACGTGAAGAAATTGAAGCCAAAGAAGGTCAGTTAAAATATCTGGAAAGCAGAGTTTCTGAAAGTACTGTTACAATCGAGTTCTACAAAAACCTTCCTGAACAAGAAGCGGTGCAATTATCATACGGATCTAAACTTTGGACGGCTATTAAATCAGGATTCTTTAGTTTGTCAAGTTTTGTTATATCAATTATCAGCATTTGGCCGTTTATAATTATATTTTGTGTATTAGCCTATTTTATTAGAAAAAGATTAAAAAGAAAAAAAGAACAATCATGAATCGTTATTTCAAAAAGAAATTCATTATACCAACTGTTGCAGCGGGGTTATTATTTGTGGGAACCAGTTTCAAAGAAGACTTTTTTGAAATTGCCAAACAAATCGAAATCTTCACAACCTTATTCAAAGCTGTAAATACCAATTATGTAGACGAAACGAATCCGGGAGATTTGATGGACAAAGCCATTAAAAGCATGTTGGGAAGTTTAGATCCGTATACGGTTTACTTTAACGAACAGGATGTCGTGAATTTCAAAATCAACAATACGGGAGAATATACCGGAATTGGCGCTATGATTGCCCGCAAGAAAGACCGTTTAATTGTTCGCGAACCGTACAAAAATTATCCTGCTGACAAAGCCGGATTAAAAGCAGGTGATGAAATTATCCAAATTGGTGATGTCTTGATTGCTGATTTTAAAGATGATGCATCGCAATTATTGAAAGGAACAAAAAACACTAAAATCGCTATCAAATATCTTCGTCAGGGAAAAACGTATACAACAGAATTGGTTTTGGATGAAGTTGATATTAAATCGGTTCCTTTTTACGGAAAAATCGACGACAAAACCGGTTATATCGTTTTGGCACATTTTAGCCGAAAAGCTTCCGCAGAAGTTAAAGAAGCTTTAGAAAAACTAAAAGCTGATGGCGCAAAACAGATTGTTTTAGATTTAAGAGGAAACCCAGGCGGACTTTTGAATGAAGCCATAGACATTTGTAATTTGTTTGTTCCGAAAAACGAAGTTATCGTAACCACAAAATCAAGGATTGAAAAACATAACAATACTTATAAAACAACAAAAGAACCGATCGATACTGAAATTCCGCTTGCCATTTTAGTAAACGGAAGAAGTGCCTCTGCATCTGAAATTGTTTCGGGCGCATTGCAGGATTTAGACCGCGCTGTAATTTTAGGAAGCAGAAGTTTTGGAAAAGGACTCGTACAACGCTCTGTTGATTTAACTTACGGCACTCAGCTTAAAGTAACTATTTCACGTTACTACACTCCATCAGGCCGATGCATTCAGGCACTGGATTATGCGCATAAAGATAAAAATGGTGTTGCCCAAAAAACCGATTCTAAAAATTTCAATGCTTTTAAAACCAGAAAAGAAAGAACGGTTTATGACGGCGGAGGTGTTTTACCGGACATTGAGCTTGAAGAAGCCAAAATGAGCCCTATTACGACCGCTCTGTTGAAAAATGACGGAATATTTGATTATGCCACTACTTACTATTATAAAAATCCAAATTTAGGCGATAAAATACCTGTTGTTACAGATGCTGATTATGCTGCTTTTAAACAATATCTTAAAACAAATAAAATCAGTTTTGATACTGAGACAGAAGTTGCCTTAAAAAATACTTTGGCAGCAGCCAAAAATGAAAAAATTGACGAAACTATTGCTCCGGAATATCAACAATTATTAGCCGCATTAGAGAAAAGTGAAAACACGCTTCTTGATAAAAATCAAAAAGAAATTAAAGGTTTGATTCAGGAAGAGCTTATCAAAAGATACCAATACCAGGAAGGTTTGTATCAGTTTTATATCAAGAACAATTCAGAAATTAAGAGAGCAGTAAACGTATTAAATAATCAAACTGAATATAAAACGATTTTAAAAATGTAGTAAAATGAAACTTTCCCGGGTCCTGTTTTTGTTTTTTATTTACAATCTATCGGCGCAGCAAAAACCAATCGAAACAGTCTATTTTGATTTCGACAAGTACGATCTTACTGAACCGCAAACCAAAATTGTAAATAAATTTATAAAATCGATAGACACGGCCAAAGTCGAATCTATACAAATCTACGGCTACTGTGATGACCGCGGCACCGACGATTATAACTTCAAACTCTCGCACTATCGTGTCAATACGATACAGAATTTACTTCTCTCATCAGGATTCAGCCAAAGTAAAATTGTAATTCTTGAAGGTAAAGGCCGTGTTGTGGTTAAGGCAGACACGGTTGAAAATTTATACGAAACCCGATTACGTAATCGGCGGGTTGATTTGATTGTGGTAAAACGCAATAGTTTCTTAAAAAAAGATTATACTTCTTTTAAAGACAAACTGAAAGTAGGCGATAAAATATATCTCGAAAATATTCTGTTTGATATGGGAAGCGCCCGACTAACGAATAACTCCAAAAAAGAACTGGACAGAATTGCCTTAACTCTCCAAAAACAAAAAAACATTCAGTTTGAAATTAGAGGTCATGTTTGCTGTACACCTCAAATATACAGCGACGCAATTGACCGTGACACCAAAGAAAGAAAACTTTCCTGGAACCGGGCCAAAACCGTTTTCTATTATTTAAGCTCCAGAAAAGTTTCTAAAAACAGAATGCGTTATCAAGGCTGCGGTAATAAATTTCCATTAAAAAGAGGTGATAGTTATGACCGCCGAGTAGAATTTTTGATTACGAAAATTTAAGAATACTGGTTGTTACAAAAAAAGATTTCACTTAAAGTTTTGCTCTAAACAAAGCTGTTAATTTTTTGTATATAAACTATTTATGCTTTTAAAATAGTTTATATACAAAAAATAGAAACAATGTTGCATTAAGCACTTTAGACTATTCACGTACCATTTCAATGTGCGGAATGTCATCTTCAAGATACATTTCACTTGATTGCACAAAGCCGTGACTTTCGTAAAACTTCTTCAAATATAATTGGGCTCCAATTGTAATTTTGTCTTTATCAAAATTAGATTTGATTCCGGCAATTGCTTCACGCATTAAATCATGTCCCCATTTTCTGTCACGATAATTTTGATCGACAACTACCCTTCCAATCGATGCATTATCGAAAGAAATTCCGGCATCAAATAAACGAGAATAGGCTACCGTTTTGCCATCGTATTCACCAATCAGGTGAAGCGCTTTTTTGTCCTTACCATCAAGATCTAAATAAACACAGTTTTGCTCTACTACGAAGATTTCGCTTCTTAGTTTTAATAAATCATATAGCTCGTTTGCAGTTAATGCCTCAAATGGCTTTATTTTCCATTTTAATTCCATGGTATATTTTTCTTTTTATTTAATAGTGATGAAAGACAAAATTACGCCAAATATCATCAAATAGAAATCCCGACTTCATTTTGTATCAAGTCGGGATTCTATATTTTTTCTTAAGATTAAAACTAAGCTTTATTATTTCTTTTTCATTACAATTTCCATGCTTTTAAACTCTTTCCCATTTTTTACGTCAAACATTTCCATTTTACGTGTCGTGGGATCTATAATAGTATAAATCTCTCTGTATGGAGATTTCTTTCCGTCCATAGGATTTACCATCTCCCCTTTCAGCTCCATGCTTTTTGTAGCTTCATCATATTTTCCGGTTGCCACCATCATTCCGGTTCCCATATTATCGATAAAGGTAGACGTGAATTCTTTACTTGCGTTGTT from the Flavobacterium sp. genome contains:
- a CDS encoding DUF4349 domain-containing protein — protein: MRYIFFLSVFFCVLSGCSKAEESKDEVMSISAIKLPPKNDAPSSNDKNLNAPEAPSPKIEQKIIKEASLRFETNDLGETFSQIKSAVAANKGNILIDSEGKDYNSVFRNLTIKVPSQNFDNFINTISKGVSYFERKDISAEDVTEQYIDLTTRLKNKRKLEERYLQLLQKATKISEILEIEKQVSIIREEIEAKEGQLKYLESRVSESTVTIEFYKNLPEQEAVQLSYGSKLWTAIKSGFFSLSSFVISIISIWPFIIIFCVLAYFIRKRLKRKKEQS
- a CDS encoding OmpA family protein produces the protein MKLSRVLFLFFIYNLSAQQKPIETVYFDFDKYDLTEPQTKIVNKFIKSIDTAKVESIQIYGYCDDRGTDDYNFKLSHYRVNTIQNLLLSSGFSQSKIVILEGKGRVVVKADTVENLYETRLRNRRVDLIVVKRNSFLKKDYTSFKDKLKVGDKIYLENILFDMGSARLTNNSKKELDRIALTLQKQKNIQFEIRGHVCCTPQIYSDAIDRDTKERKLSWNRAKTVFYYLSSRKVSKNRMRYQGCGNKFPLKRGDSYDRRVEFLITKI
- a CDS encoding S41 family peptidase — encoded protein: MNRYFKKKFIIPTVAAGLLFVGTSFKEDFFEIAKQIEIFTTLFKAVNTNYVDETNPGDLMDKAIKSMLGSLDPYTVYFNEQDVVNFKINNTGEYTGIGAMIARKKDRLIVREPYKNYPADKAGLKAGDEIIQIGDVLIADFKDDASQLLKGTKNTKIAIKYLRQGKTYTTELVLDEVDIKSVPFYGKIDDKTGYIVLAHFSRKASAEVKEALEKLKADGAKQIVLDLRGNPGGLLNEAIDICNLFVPKNEVIVTTKSRIEKHNNTYKTTKEPIDTEIPLAILVNGRSASASEIVSGALQDLDRAVILGSRSFGKGLVQRSVDLTYGTQLKVTISRYYTPSGRCIQALDYAHKDKNGVAQKTDSKNFNAFKTRKERTVYDGGGVLPDIELEEAKMSPITTALLKNDGIFDYATTYYYKNPNLGDKIPVVTDADYAAFKQYLKTNKISFDTETEVALKNTLAAAKNEKIDETIAPEYQQLLAALEKSENTLLDKNQKEIKGLIQEELIKRYQYQEGLYQFYIKNNSEIKRAVNVLNNQTEYKTILKM
- a CDS encoding GNAT family N-acetyltransferase, which codes for MELKWKIKPFEALTANELYDLLKLRSEIFVVEQNCVYLDLDGKDKKALHLIGEYDGKTVAYSRLFDAGISFDNASIGRVVVDQNYRDRKWGHDLMREAIAGIKSNFDKDKITIGAQLYLKKFYESHGFVQSSEMYLEDDIPHIEMVRE